In Pelodictyon luteolum DSM 273, the genomic stretch GGAAACCCGTTCCGGGGGGGTTTGCATCAACGATCTGCTGTTCCAGGCCGCCGTGCCATCCCTTCCCTTCGGCGGGGTTGGGCGAAGCGGGTTCGGCGCCTATCATGGGCGGGCAGGGTTTGAGGAGTTTTCCACCCGTCGGAGCGTCATGAAGCGCCCGATTGTGGCTGATATGTCGCTGCGCTACCCGCCCTACGGAAACCGGAAGTTCCGGTTCCTGCGGTGGTTGCTTGGCTGTTTCCAGTGAGGGTACCCCTTTGGTGCCTTCCACTAAACATATGTAAGGGTTGACTGATGATGAATGATGGGAAGATAGGGCTTGCTTTGGGTGGCGGTGCGGTGCTTGGCGCTGCGCATGTGGGTGTGCTCAGGGCGCTCGATGAACTTGACATCAAGGTCTCGATGCTCAGCGGTACGAGCATCGGTTCGTTCATCGCCGCACTCCACGCATTCGGCAAAACCTGGCAGGAGATCCGCGACGTCACCCTTGAGCTTGACTGGTTCGACCTGTCGGGTCCCGTGCTCTCGCAGTACGGGCTGCTGTCGAACAGGAAGTTCGGTCGGGTCGTCCACGAGCTTCTCGGCCGGAAAAACATCGAAGATGCCCCGATTCCGCTTGCGATGGTAGCCGCCAACGTATCCACGGGACGGAAGGTGGTGATCCGGAGCGGGGACGTGGCTGCCGGCGTAATGGCGAGCACCTGCATCCCGGGCCTCTTCCGGCCAGTGGAACAGAACGGCTCCATGCTTGTGGACGGCATGCTTCTCGAAAATGTGCCGGTCTCGCCTCTTTTCGAGCTCGGCATCCATCCGCTTATCTGTGTCGACCTGCTCGCCCGCCATACCTTCACCAAGCCCGACAGCATCATCGGGCTGCTTTTGAACTCCTTTTATGCCGCAAT encodes the following:
- a CDS encoding patatin-like phospholipase family protein translates to MMNDGKIGLALGGGAVLGAAHVGVLRALDELDIKVSMLSGTSIGSFIAALHAFGKTWQEIRDVTLELDWFDLSGPVLSQYGLLSNRKFGRVVHELLGRKNIEDAPIPLAMVAANVSTGRKVVIRSGDVAAGVMASTCIPGLFRPVEQNGSMLVDGMLLENVPVSPLFELGIHPLICVDLLARHTFTKPDSIIGLLLNSFYAAITNVASVQTGMADLCIAPDLGAFNLIDTDQIPEIIEAGYRDALKALSAFRENASFLA